CGCTAATCTTGAGTCGATACTACTATTAATTTCGATATAGTGAATATGCCAGTAGTCACGCCACGGCAACGAAACGTTCACCGCCCGCGAAACCCCGGCGCGCGAGCATCGAAGGCCCGCCGCAAGGAGGCAGCCATGCCACGCGGAGACAAGTCGGCCTATACCGACAAGCAGAAGCGCCAGGCCGCGCACATCGAGGAGAGCGAACGCAAGCAAGGGCGTTCGCGGGAGGATGCCGAGCGCATCGCCTGGGCCACGGTCAACAAGCAGGACGGCGGCGGCAAGAAGTCCGGCAGCGGCCGCAAGCGGGCGAAGAAGAAGGCCGCCTGAGCGCGGCGCGGGCTATGCTCGGCATCCCTTCGACCATGGATGCCGACGATGGACATGCCCAAGCCCGGTCCGGAACACGCCAAGCTGATGCGCTTCGCCGGCCACTGGGCCGGCGACGAAGTGTTGGCGCCCTCGCCCTGGGGTCCGGGCGGGCCGGCCAGCGGCGCGACGACGATGCGCGTCGGTCTCGACGGCATGGCGCTGCTGCAGGACTACGAGGAGACCAAGGACGGCGCGGTGGCGTTCCACGGCCACGGCGTGTTCGTGATCGATCCGCAGGGCAGCGACGTGCTGTGGTGGTGGTTCGATTCGATGGGCTTCCCGCCGGACGGCCCGGCGCGCGGCCGCTGGGACGGCGACGTGCTGCTGTTCGAGAAAACCACGCCGATGGGCGAAGGCCGCTACCGCTACGAATTCTTCGGCGACCGCTATACCTTCGCGATGTCCAACCGCTTCCCCGGCCAGTCCGATTTCACCGAAATGATGCGCGGCGACTACGCCCGCACCGCCTGATGGAGAAACAGATGCGCACCACGCTGCTCTGCACCGCCCTGCTTGCCCTGCTGTCCGCCAACCTGCACGCGGAGGACGCGAAGCAGCCGCCGAAGCGCAAGTCGGCCAAGGAGATCATCGACGCCGCCCCGGCCAGCGCCTGGCGCGACCTGGATCCGGCCAACACCCTGTACATGGAGTTGCCGACCGGCCGCGTGATCGTCGAGCTCGCCCCCGGCTTCGCGCCGGAGCACGTGGCCAACATCAAGACCATGGCCAGGGGCGGCTTCTGGGACGGGCTGAGCATCTACCGCTCGCAGGACAACTTCGTGGTCCAGTTCGGCGATGCCGACGGCGACGACAAGGCGAAGGCCAAGCCCTTCCCCGCCGGCACCAAGCAGCACCTGCCGGCGGAATTCACCCGCAGCGACAAGGGCGTGCATTTCGACAGGCTGCCCGACGTCGACGGCTGGGCACCGCAGGTCGGCTTCGTCGACGGCATGCCCGCCGCGCACGACCCGAAGACCGGCAAGAGCTGGATCGCGCACTGCTACGGCGTGCTCGGCGCCGGCCGCAACAACCCGCCGGACAGCAGCATCGGCGCCGAACTGTACGTCGTGATCGGCCAGGCCCCGCGCGCGCTCGACCACCAGCTCACGGTCGTCGGCCGCGTGGTCAAGGGCATGGAGCTGCTCAGCACGATCCCGCGCGGCCCCGACCCGATGGGCTTCTACGAGAAACCGGAGCAACGCGCACCGATCGTCTCGATCAAGCTGGCCAGCGACGTGCCGCAGGCGCAGCGCACCCCGCTGCAGCTGCTGCGCACCGACAGCCAGGCCTTCATCGACGCCACCGAGGCGCGCCGCAACCGGGTCGACGATTTCTACACCGTGCCCGCCGGCCACATCGACCTGTGCAACGTGGCCTTGCCGGTGCGCACGCCGCCGGCGAAGTAAGGGCATCGCGATGAAGAAAAAGGCGGCCAATGGCCGCCTTTTTCCTTGCATCGACAATCGCGGCCGCGTCAGAACTCCTTGCTGAAGCGCACGCCCAGCGTGCGCGGCTGGGCGAACACGGTGTAGGACTCCTGCCCGCAGGTCAGCGCCGCGCATTCGGAGAACCGCGCCAGCTGCCCGCGCGTGTTGAAGGCATTCTTCAGGAACACGTCGATCGACCAGCTGTCCTTCTTCCAGCCGGCGGACAGGTCGGTCAGGGTGTAGGCGCCCAGCTTGCCGAACACCGCGCTCTGCGCGTCGCGCAGGTCGTTGGTGCGGTCGCCCTGGTGCGCCACCGACGCCTGCCAGTAGGCCTCGCCGCCATGGAAGTCGAAGGTGTAGCGCGCGTTGAGGTTGCCCTTGAACTTGGCGGTGACCGGCAGGCGGGTGCCATTGGCCGCCAGCGGCCCGGACACGACGTTGCCGTTCGGGTCCACGGTGCCTGCCGGGCAGCTGGTCTCGGGGCTGCCGTCCGGCTTCAGCCAGCCGCAGTAATTCGCGGTCAGCTTGGCGTCGTACCAGGCGAAGCCGCCGTTGATCTGCAGGTTGTAGGTGGCCGCCCAGGCCAGGTCCAGCTCCAGGCCGTCGATGCGCGCCGAGTTCGCGTTGCGGATCTCGGTCAGGCCGTTCTGGCCGAGGTAGGAGAACTGGAAGTCGTCCCAGTTCTCGCGGAACAGCGCGCCGTTGAACACCAGCTTGTTGTCCGCCCAGCTGGTCTTCCAGCCGAACTCGTAGTTGGTCAGGAAGTCCGAGGTGTACGGCGGCAGCGTGCCGCGGCGGTTGATGCCGCCGGGCCGGTAGCCCTCCGACCAGGTGGCGTAGACCATCTTCTTGTCGTCGATCTGCCAGGTCAGGTTGACCCGGCCGATGTGGTCGTTTTCATGCGTGCCCTTGTCCAGGTTGACGCAGGGCGCGCCGTGGAACTGCTCGCTGGAGAAGCACTGCGAGACGCCGGTGCTGCCGCTGAAGCCGTCGCCGTAGCCGAAGAAGCCCTTCAGGCTGTTGTCGTTGCGGAAGAAGCGCATGCCGCCGGTCAGGGTCAGGCGATCGGTGAGGTCGTAGGACAGCTCGCCGAACACCGCCTTGTCGCGGTCCTTGCGCTGCTGCGCGGTCAGCCAGATGGTGTCCGCCCAGCCGTTGACCTCGATGTCGGTTGCCAGGCCGTCCACCCTGTAGCGCTGGAAGATGTCGTGGCTCTGCTGTTGCCAGAACAGGCCGGCGACCATGCGGAAACGGCTATCCTGCGGCGATGCGATGCGCAGTTCGTGGCTGGTGCGCTTGTAGCCGTCCGTGGCCTGGATGTATTGCGACGGATTGATCAGGTCGCCGTTGTCGTCGTAGAAGTACGCGCCGTAGCCGGCCAGGCTGTCGTACCAGAAGCCGTAGTCGGCGTAGTCCGCCTCCGAATCCACGTCGCGCTTCATGTTCGAGAACACGTAGGTCAGGTCGAAGTTGCCGACCTTGCCCTCCACCGTCAGCGCCGCCTGGTGCCAGCGGTCGTCCGAGGATTCCGGATAGAAGTGCTTGACCGCGAGTTCGGCGCTGGACGGGTCGTAGCCGAAATCCGTGTTGCCGACATTCGGATCGACGCCGGTGCTGCCGTGCGCCTTCATCTTCTGCGCGACCAGGGTCGGGGTGATGGTCCAGTTGTCGTTGATGTCGAAGCGCAGCGAGCCGCGCACGCCGACGGTGTCGGCATCGTTGAAATCCTTCTCGACGCGAGCGGCGTTGTCGATGGTGATGCCGGAGGTCGGGAAGGTGCGGGTGCCGTGGATGTTGTCGACGTAGCCGGCGTCGTGCTTCTGCCAGCCGACCAGGCGCACTGCCGCATGGTCGTTGATCGGCACGTTGACGAAGCCTTCCAGCACGTGGCCGATCCCGCCGTCCTCGATCTTACTGCCCTCGACCGAGAACCCGGCCGAATAGCCCGACGGATCCGGCTTGCGGGTGATGATGCGCACCGTACCGGACTGCGAGTTGGCGCCGTACAGCGTGCCCTGCGGGCCAGCCAGCGCCTCGACGCGCTCGATGTCGTACATGTGGATGTCGAGCGCGCCGGTGATGGTGGTGATCGGCTGCTCGTCCAGGTACATCGCCGCGCTGGGCTGCGAACCGGAGTGGTTGGCGTCGTTGCCGCTGGCCACGCCGCGCATGTACAGCTGGACGAAGCCGGGGCCGGAGAACACGCCGCCGCCCGAGGTGCCGAACGACAGGCTGGGGATCAGCTTGGCGTAGTCGTTGAAGGCGGCGACGTTCTGCTGCTCGAGCTGGGTATTGCCCAGCACCTGCAGGCTGATCGGCACCTTCTGCAGGTTCTCCTCGCGCTTCTGCGCGGTCACCGTGATGGTGTCGAGGGTGCGCGCCTGCTTGTCCGGCGAAGCCTGCGCATCGGCGGACTGCGCCCAGGCTTGCGGAGCGAAGGCCAGGGCCACTGCCGCGGCCAGCGGCAGTTTTCGGAACGGACGGGTCTTGCGGGCAATGCGCTTGCTGGCGTGCATCTCGGGTTCCCCACGGGTGGTTTGCCGAAGATTACGCTTTTTTAACGCTAAACCGGCAACTCCCCCGCCGGCGGCACCGCCGGGTAATGGTCGAGGACGGGTCCCAGCGCCAGCTTGAGCGGGTACAGCCAGGACTCGTAGTGCCGCCACTGGTCCACGCCTTCGCGGTAGATCGGCCGCCGCACCTGCTCCGAGCTGGCGGTGCGTACCGCGCGCTCGTTCTCGAAGAAACGCAGGCAGCGTTCGTCGAACTCGAGGCCGCAATAGGCGAGCAACGCGCGCACCTGCGCCTCGGTATCGTCCACCATCCGTTCGTAGATCACCCGATGCACGCGGCCGGGCAGCACTTCGTCGAAATGCGCCATCAACGCCACGTAGTCCGCGTAGTAGCGCCCCATGTCGGCCAGGTCGTAGCTGAAGTTCTGGCCCCTGGCGAAGTGCTGCTTGAAGTTGGAGAAGCCGCAGGCCAGCGGATGCCGGCGCGCATCGATGATCTTCGCGTTCGGCAGGATCAGCTGGATCAGCCCGACGTGCGCGAAGTTGTTCGGCATCTTGTCGATGAAGAACGGGCGACCGAGCTTGCGCTGGACGCGGGTGGTTTCGATGTAGCGCCTGCCGAGCGCCTCGAATTCCGCCGAGTCCAGCGTCGCGACGATGTCGTGGTAGGAGACCGCCTCCGGCTGCTTCGACTGGGCTCGCAGGTCGCGGGTGATCGCGATGATGTCCGGCAGCTCCATCGTCGCCTCGACCTGCGGATGGCTCGACAGGATCTGCTCGATCAGGGTGGAACCCGCGCGAGGCATGCCGATGATGAAAATCGGTGACGGATCGCCGTGACCGACGCCCGCGCGTTCAAGGAGGAAGTCGCGCGTGTACGTGGCTTGCGCGCGCCGCCTGCGTTGCGCGTTCTGCTCCGCGTTGTAGGGCAACTGCGCGCGGCGCAGCGCATTGCCGCTGGCGTAATGGGCGAACGAGGCGGCGTACTCGGCGGCATCCTCCAGCGCCTTGCCCAGCGCGAACTCGAAGTGCAGGCGTTGGTCGTCGTCGAGATCCTCGCGTTGCAGCTGACGCTGCATCGCCGCGATGTCGCTCGCGTCGAAACGCACGGTCTTGAGGTTGGCCAGGCTCCACCAGGCCCCACCGAAACCGGGGTTCAGCTCGATCGCGCGGCGATAGGCGATGATGGCGCGCTCGGTCTGTCCCTCGGTCTTGAGCGCATGGCCCAGGCTCATCCACACCCGCGGCTCCTTGGGCCGCTTGTCGAGGATGGATTCGTACAACCGGATCGCGCTGCCGTAGTTGCCGAGCTTGCCCAGCACCACCGCCTTCAGGTTCTGCAGATTGGGATTGTCCGCGTCGTTGGCCAGCAGGCTTTCGAGTTCGACCAGCGCATCTTCATGCCGGCTGCTGCGATCCAGCACCAGCGCATAGTTGTGTCGCGCCATCGTGAAGCCAGGCGCGAGTTGCAGGCAGCGTTCCAGCAACGCAAGTGCTTGGTCGTTGCGCCCCACGCGCGCACCCAGCTCGGCCAGCATGCGCATCGCCGCCACGTCGTTCGGCATCGCGCGCAACCGATCGCGCAACTTCTGCTCGGCCTGGGGCAGGTCGCCGGCGTTGAGCGCCCGGCCTGCTGCCATCAATTGCGCATCGTGCATGCCGGTGCGCGCATGCTGCAGGTAGGCGCTGGCCGCCTTGGCGCGCTCGCCCGCGGCATCGAGCAAATGGGCGAGGCGAAGCCAGACCAGCGGCAAGGTCGGCAGCAGGCGCGCCGCATGTTCGACTGCGGCGATGGCTTCGTCGCCTCGGCCGGCGCCCGCCAACGCCATGCCCAGCTCCAGGTGCACTCGCGATGCGTTCGGCTGTTCAAGTGCCAGCGGTTCCAGTTCGGCCAGGGCCCGCACGTACTCGCCTTGCGCGGCATGCGCCATCCCCAAGATCAGGCGGGCACCGGGCTCGCCTGGCACGGCCATCAGGATTTGCCGGGCCTGCTCGGCGGCGAGTTCCGGGTCGCGCGCGTACAACCGCATGGCATTGGCTGGTGCGGCGTCAACGGTCGCAGTCGGCTCGGTATCGCTCATCTTGTCCTTCGGCATCGGGAACAACCGTGCCTTCCGGACACGATTGGGCAATCTACCCGCGCGGCAACGGCAGCGTCCAGCGCGCTCACCCCGTCTTAGCCTGTCCGCGCCTAGCCTGACCCACCCCGCCGGAGAAGCCCGCCATGCCCCTGCTCCGCCTGCGCGTGACCGGACGCGAGGACGACGTCCGCGCGATCGGCAACCTGCTGCAAAGCCTGGACGGCGTCGGCCACGTCGAGGAAATCGACGACCTGATGCCGCACATGGACGATGCCGATTCCAGCTCGGCCGGGCTGAGCGACCTCAGCGGCCCGGACACCCACGAGCTGGAGATCGAGGCCTCGAACGCCTCGGCCGCCAAGCGCGTGCGCGAAGCGGTGGAAGCGCTGGCCTTCGACCTCGACCTGCTGGTCGAATTCGAGCACGACGAGGGTTGAGCGGCCGCCGCCCGCGACCCGTAGCCGCGCTACCGGCTGGCGCCGTCGAACGGCATCACCTTGAGCGATGCCAGTTCCACGTCCGGCAGGCAGCGCACGTTGACCGCGACCGTGGCCTCGCCGGTGTTCGGGTTCACGCCCTCGCCGAACGGCGCGCAACCGCAGTGGGCGCAGAAGCGATGGCGGATGGTGTGCGAGTTGAAGGTATAGGTGGCGATGTCGGCTTCCGGCGTGTGCAGGGCCAGCGCACTGCGCGGGAAGAATGCCAGCAGGCTGCCGCGACGGCGGCACAGCGAGCAATTGCAGTCGATGGCCGTCTCGATCTCGCCCTCGAGGGTGAACGCGATCCGGCCGCAGTGGCAGCTTCCCTGGTGGGTCATGGCGGGGGTTCCGGGGGGGATGACTTCCGTATCTTGCCAGCCGGGCCGGCATCGCACACCCTAGGGATTCTGTTTGGCCCTCCCTGCCGGAACCCGCCCATGCACACGAGTCGTGCCGCTGCCGTTTTGCTTGCCGTCCTGTCGATGTGGGGCGCCACGGCGCATGCCGCGCCCGCCCTCCCGGCCGCGGGCGCCTGCCCCGAGATCCCGCTGGCCGGCGCGGACGCCGCCGCGGTGCGCACGCCCAGCGCGGCCGATGCCTGGGGCGGCGCGCGCGGCGGCAGCGAAGCCACCCTGTCCAACCGGGTGGTCGCGTATTCGATCGACGCCGAGCTCGACCCGGTCAAGCACACGATCAAGGGCAAGCAGGCGCTGACCTGGCGCAACCGCAGCGCGCAGCCGGTGTGCAGCGTGTACCTGCACCTGTACCTCAACGGCTTCGAGGGCCATGGCAGCACCTTCATGACCGAGCAGCGCGCCAGCGAAAGCGGCTTCCGCAGCGACGTCGACACCAAGGACGGCGAATACGGCTACATCCGCCTGGACAAGGTGGCGCAGGGCGGCGCTGCGGCGAAATGGCGCTTCGTGCAGCCGGACGGCGGCCCGAAGACCGACCGCAGCGTGGTCCGCATCGACCTGCCGCAGCCGGTCGCGCCTGGCGCCAGCACCACCCTCGACATCGACTTCTTCGACCAGTTGCCGCGGGTGGTCGCACGCACCGGCTACTACGGCAGCTTCCACCTGGTCGCGCAGTGGTTCCCGAAGATCGGCGTGCTGGAGCTGCCGGGCGAGCGCGGCGCCACCGCACCGCGCTGGAACGCGCACGAATTCCACCTGCACAGCGAGTTCTACGCCGACTTCGGCAGCTACGACGTGCGCATCACCGTGCCCAGGGGCTACACCGTCGGGTCGACCGGCGTGCCGAAGGCCGCGCCTGTCGAGAAGGGCGGCAAGGTCACCCACAACTACGTGCAGGACGACGTGCACGACTTCGCCTGGACCGCGGACAAGCGCTACGCCAAGCCGATGACGCAGGTGTGGAACGGCCCGAACGGACCGGTGCAGGTCAGCGTCCTCTACACGCCGGAATACGCATCGAATGCGAAGCCGGTGCTGCAGGCCACCATCGACTCGCTCAAGTACTTCTCGGACACCCTCGGCGGGTATCCGTACAAGAGCGCCACCGCGGTGATCCCGCCCTATGGCGCGGACGAAGCCGGCGGCATGGAATACCCGACCTTCTTCACCGCCGACAGCACCGCGCAGGACGAGCCGGGCACGCCGGGCCGCTTCGCGCTGGATTTCGTCACCGTGCACGAATTCGGCCACGGCTATTTCTACGGGATCCTGGCCTCCAACGAGTTCGAGGAGCCCTACCTCGACGAAGGCATGAACGAGTACTGGGACCAGCGGATGATGACCGCGCGCAAGCAGGACATCGTGCTGACCAAGCCGTGGATGCAGCTGTACGGGATCGGCACCCGGATCGCCCCGTTCGAGATGGAACGGCTCGGCGCCAGCCTCGGCGACCCCGCCGACCCGCTCGGCGGCAATTCCTGGGAGCGCCTGTCCAGCGGCAGCTACAACACCGTCTACACGCGCACCGCCACCGCGATGCGGCAGATCGAGGCGTTGGTCGGCACCCCGGCGATGGAACGGGCGATGAAGCTGTACTACGCGCGCTGGAAGTTCCGCCACCCCTCCACTGCCGACCTGCAGGCCGCGCTGGCCGAAGGCACCGGCAGGGCCGACATCGTCGATGCCGCCTTCGACGCCTTCATCTACGGCACCGGCAAGGTCGACGACCGCGTGTCCAGCATCAAGAGCGAAGAGATCCTGCCGCTGCCCGGCTACCGCGATTACAAGGGCCAGCGGGTGCTGGTCGGCGGCAAGCAGATCGACAAGGCCATCGACGCCCTGCGCGAGAAGTGGAAGAAGGCGCACCCGAAGGCCAAGGCGTGGGAAGGCGCCTTCCCCTACCGCAGCATCGTGGTCGTGCGCCGCGACGGCCTGGCCGTGCCGCAGACCCTGCGGGTGAAGTTCGCCGACGGCAGCCAGCGCGACATGGCGGTGACCGGCAGCGGCAGCTGGCAGCGCTTCGTCTTCGTCGGCCCGGCCAAGGCGGTCTCCGCCCAGCTCGACCCGGACGACAATATCCGCCTGGACAGCGACGAGCTCAACGACAGCCGCACCGCGGAAGCGAACGGCGACGCCGCGCGCCGCTGGTTCCGCGATTTCGCCATGCTGCTGCAATCCCTGTTCGCCCTGCTGGCAACCGTCTGAGGCCCGCCATGAACACGACGACCCCGATCGGCGCGAAAGCCCCCGTCCTGCCCACCCTCCGCGCCGCCCTGGGCCGCGCCCTGCAATGGCGGCTGTGGCTGCTGTTCGCCGGCGCCAGCCTGTCGTGCGCATTGCTCGCCGGCCTGCCCGTGTGGAACTGGCTGGCCGGCGTGCTCAACCACTCCGTGCACGTCGATGCCATCGCGGCAGGCCAGGCGCCCGCGTTGCTGCTGGACGCCGTGCTGTCGCACGACGCCCCAACCGGCGTCATCGGCGAGAGCAGCCTGATCGCCGCGATCCTGATGCTGCTGCTGTCGCCCCTGCTGGCCGGCGCGGCGGTGGCCGCCGCGCGTTCGCGCAGCCGGCTCGGCTTCGGCGACCTGTTGCGCGGCGCCATCGCCGAATACGGGCCGATGCTGCGCATGCTCATCTGGTCGATCGTCCCGCTTGGCCTGGCCCTGCTGGTGACCAGCATGGTCATCGCCGGCAACGAGAAGGCGCACGAGCACGCGATCCTCGCCTCCGAAGTCGCCACCGGCCGCAGCGTCGCGCTCTGGATCGGCGGCCTGCTGTTCGTGCTGGCCCACGCCAGCCTCGAGGCCGGCCGCGGCTGGCTGGCCGCCGACGCGCGCCTGCGTTCGGCGCTCAAGGCCTGGTGGCGCGGGCTGAAACTGCTGTGCAAGCGCCCCGTCGCGGTGTTGGCGGTCTACCTGGCCACCACCCTGGCGGGCCTGCTGCTGGTCGCGCTCCTGCTGCTGCTGCGCCCGCACCTGGGCCATGGCAGCGTGGTCGCGCTGCTGCTCGGCCTGCTGTTGTCCAGCGCGGTCGCGGCCGCGCTGGCGTGGAGCCGGATCGCCCGCCTGTTCGGCATGCAGGCGCTGGCCGAGGACATCCACGCGCGCCGCTGATCCGGCCGAAGGCGACAAGCGCGGCGGCCCGGATTACCATGCGGGCCGCACACGCCGAATGCCGGGGGAGGCGACGTGGCCCTGTTCGATTTCTTC
Above is a genomic segment from Thermomonas aquatica containing:
- a CDS encoding peptidylprolyl isomerase, coding for MRTTLLCTALLALLSANLHAEDAKQPPKRKSAKEIIDAAPASAWRDLDPANTLYMELPTGRVIVELAPGFAPEHVANIKTMARGGFWDGLSIYRSQDNFVVQFGDADGDDKAKAKPFPAGTKQHLPAEFTRSDKGVHFDRLPDVDGWAPQVGFVDGMPAAHDPKTGKSWIAHCYGVLGAGRNNPPDSSIGAELYVVIGQAPRALDHQLTVVGRVVKGMELLSTIPRGPDPMGFYEKPEQRAPIVSIKLASDVPQAQRTPLQLLRTDSQAFIDATEARRNRVDDFYTVPAGHIDLCNVALPVRTPPAK
- a CDS encoding TonB-dependent receptor; this encodes MHASKRIARKTRPFRKLPLAAAVALAFAPQAWAQSADAQASPDKQARTLDTITVTAQKREENLQKVPISLQVLGNTQLEQQNVAAFNDYAKLIPSLSFGTSGGGVFSGPGFVQLYMRGVASGNDANHSGSQPSAAMYLDEQPITTITGALDIHMYDIERVEALAGPQGTLYGANSQSGTVRIITRKPDPSGYSAGFSVEGSKIEDGGIGHVLEGFVNVPINDHAAVRLVGWQKHDAGYVDNIHGTRTFPTSGITIDNAARVEKDFNDADTVGVRGSLRFDINDNWTITPTLVAQKMKAHGSTGVDPNVGNTDFGYDPSSAELAVKHFYPESSDDRWHQAALTVEGKVGNFDLTYVFSNMKRDVDSEADYADYGFWYDSLAGYGAYFYDDNGDLINPSQYIQATDGYKRTSHELRIASPQDSRFRMVAGLFWQQQSHDIFQRYRVDGLATDIEVNGWADTIWLTAQQRKDRDKAVFGELSYDLTDRLTLTGGMRFFRNDNSLKGFFGYGDGFSGSTGVSQCFSSEQFHGAPCVNLDKGTHENDHIGRVNLTWQIDDKKMVYATWSEGYRPGGINRRGTLPPYTSDFLTNYEFGWKTSWADNKLVFNGALFRENWDDFQFSYLGQNGLTEIRNANSARIDGLELDLAWAATYNLQINGGFAWYDAKLTANYCGWLKPDGSPETSCPAGTVDPNGNVVSGPLAANGTRLPVTAKFKGNLNARYTFDFHGGEAYWQASVAHQGDRTNDLRDAQSAVFGKLGAYTLTDLSAGWKKDSWSIDVFLKNAFNTRGQLARFSECAALTCGQESYTVFAQPRTLGVRFSKEF
- a CDS encoding M1 family metallopeptidase: MHTSRAAAVLLAVLSMWGATAHAAPALPAAGACPEIPLAGADAAAVRTPSAADAWGGARGGSEATLSNRVVAYSIDAELDPVKHTIKGKQALTWRNRSAQPVCSVYLHLYLNGFEGHGSTFMTEQRASESGFRSDVDTKDGEYGYIRLDKVAQGGAAAKWRFVQPDGGPKTDRSVVRIDLPQPVAPGASTTLDIDFFDQLPRVVARTGYYGSFHLVAQWFPKIGVLELPGERGATAPRWNAHEFHLHSEFYADFGSYDVRITVPRGYTVGSTGVPKAAPVEKGGKVTHNYVQDDVHDFAWTADKRYAKPMTQVWNGPNGPVQVSVLYTPEYASNAKPVLQATIDSLKYFSDTLGGYPYKSATAVIPPYGADEAGGMEYPTFFTADSTAQDEPGTPGRFALDFVTVHEFGHGYFYGILASNEFEEPYLDEGMNEYWDQRMMTARKQDIVLTKPWMQLYGIGTRIAPFEMERLGASLGDPADPLGGNSWERLSSGSYNTVYTRTATAMRQIEALVGTPAMERAMKLYYARWKFRHPSTADLQAALAEGTGRADIVDAAFDAFIYGTGKVDDRVSSIKSEEILPLPGYRDYKGQRVLVGGKQIDKAIDALREKWKKAHPKAKAWEGAFPYRSIVVVRRDGLAVPQTLRVKFADGSQRDMAVTGSGSWQRFVFVGPAKAVSAQLDPDDNIRLDSDELNDSRTAEANGDAARRWFRDFAMLLQSLFALLATV
- a CDS encoding tetratricopeptide repeat-containing sulfotransferase family protein — encoded protein: MSDTEPTATVDAAPANAMRLYARDPELAAEQARQILMAVPGEPGARLILGMAHAAQGEYVRALAELEPLALEQPNASRVHLELGMALAGAGRGDEAIAAVEHAARLLPTLPLVWLRLAHLLDAAGERAKAASAYLQHARTGMHDAQLMAAGRALNAGDLPQAEQKLRDRLRAMPNDVAAMRMLAELGARVGRNDQALALLERCLQLAPGFTMARHNYALVLDRSSRHEDALVELESLLANDADNPNLQNLKAVVLGKLGNYGSAIRLYESILDKRPKEPRVWMSLGHALKTEGQTERAIIAYRRAIELNPGFGGAWWSLANLKTVRFDASDIAAMQRQLQREDLDDDQRLHFEFALGKALEDAAEYAASFAHYASGNALRRAQLPYNAEQNAQRRRRAQATYTRDFLLERAGVGHGDPSPIFIIGMPRAGSTLIEQILSSHPQVEATMELPDIIAITRDLRAQSKQPEAVSYHDIVATLDSAEFEALGRRYIETTRVQRKLGRPFFIDKMPNNFAHVGLIQLILPNAKIIDARRHPLACGFSNFKQHFARGQNFSYDLADMGRYYADYVALMAHFDEVLPGRVHRVIYERMVDDTEAQVRALLAYCGLEFDERCLRFFENERAVRTASSEQVRRPIYREGVDQWRHYESWLYPLKLALGPVLDHYPAVPPAGELPV
- a CDS encoding DUF1579 family protein translates to MDMPKPGPEHAKLMRFAGHWAGDEVLAPSPWGPGGPASGATTMRVGLDGMALLQDYEETKDGAVAFHGHGVFVIDPQGSDVLWWWFDSMGFPPDGPARGRWDGDVLLFEKTTPMGEGRYRYEFFGDRYTFAMSNRFPGQSDFTEMMRGDYARTA
- a CDS encoding GFA family protein, giving the protein MTHQGSCHCGRIAFTLEGEIETAIDCNCSLCRRRGSLLAFFPRSALALHTPEADIATYTFNSHTIRHRFCAHCGCAPFGEGVNPNTGEATVAVNVRCLPDVELASLKVMPFDGASR